In Sporosarcina psychrophila, a genomic segment contains:
- a CDS encoding ArsR/SmtB family transcription factor, producing MTVKEVCEVTTVHEEVVNRVQKALPDVGAAVAIFKALADETRLKIAFSLTLEEEMCVCDVAAVIGSSVATASHHLRYLREQALAKSRRKGKMVYYSLADDHVHQLVKVAHEHTIEGVEHGNG from the coding sequence ATGACGGTAAAAGAAGTTTGTGAAGTGACAACGGTTCATGAAGAAGTTGTGAATCGGGTACAGAAGGCGCTCCCTGATGTGGGTGCTGCTGTCGCGATATTTAAAGCGTTGGCGGATGAAACCAGATTGAAAATTGCTTTTTCGCTGACACTAGAAGAAGAAATGTGTGTATGTGACGTTGCGGCAGTGATTGGTTCTTCCGTTGCGACAGCTTCCCACCACTTACGCTATTTGCGCGAACAAGCACTTGCTAAATCAAGGAGAAAAGGGAAGATGGTTTACTATTCGCTCGCAGACGATCACGTCCACCAACTTGTGAAAGTCGCACACGAGCATACGATAGAGGGTGTTGAGCATGGCAACGGTTGA